The sequence TAAAAAGGTTTCGGGTAAGCGGGTGTCCAAGTGGCTGATTTTCTCCTTACTTACGATTTTTTCGCGTACGGTGATAATTCGGATATAATCGGCCATACTTTCAACATAAACAATATCATCGTAAGGTATTTTTCTAATCTTCCGATTCGACATAACTTCAAGAAACGATTTTTTCATTTTCTCTTTTTCTGCTTCAAGCTGTTCAATTATCCGGCGGTTTTCTATTACTTGATTCATCATTAAAAATAACGACCAGATAAATACCAATAAATACAAAACTGCTGCTAATAACCTGATTCGCGAAGCATCGGGGCTCAGGTTCTGATAATTAAAATTTACAAGGAAAACAAAGGCAAAAAGCAAAACCAGCATTTCGAGGTATACCGAAACAACCGCCGTACAAAAGGTGTAAAATGCAAACCATTTATACCGTTTTGTTAAGAAGAATTTAGGTACAAGTACGTAGTTGAAAAAATAAGAGGTTCCTATAACAATGGGAAGTAGCATACAAACAAAATAAAATGCGGCAGAACTATCGCCCCATGAAAATCCGAAAGCTACGGTTAAAACGACTATTACAAAAATCCAGTAGCCGATGTGATAATAATTGTTTTCCGACCTCTCATTCATTTTTCCTTCAATTTTATGCTAAATTTAGCAAAGAAATAAAAATGACAAACTTAGCGTCGATATACACCCCTTTAAGAACCGTTTTCGGACTTGATGATTTTAGGCTTCGCACCTAATTTAGCAGAAGAATTAATCACAAAATTTCTATTATGATGTTGAAAGATAAGTTTTATGAAGGCGGCCCTATATTTATGGGATTTCTCACTATTATTTTAATTATTACAGTTGCGTGGTATGTATATCACGTTGTAGTTGTGTACAGATCGAAACCCGCCAATCCTGAAAAATCGTTTCGGAAGCTTGCCTATGGAAAAACATTGGGCTTGTTTGCTATGATAACCGGGTTACTGGGGCAACTGATGGGTTTAACCGGTGTTTTTGATGCACTCGAAAGCGCATTTGCCGCAGGAAAAGAGATTCAACCAGTATTGATTTATGGAGGTATAAAAGTTACCATGATTGTTACCATATATGGGATACTTATTTACCTTTTGTCTATTTTGTTATGGTTTTTTGCTACGTCAGTTATTGAGAAACGGCTGAACGCTTAGTTAGCATTAATGCCAATCTCCATTATAGGGTAATCCATTAAATAAAAATGCCACCTGTATATAAAACAGATGGCATTTTTTTAATCCCCCGTCCCTATTATATCGGGACACCCCATCTTAAAAAAGGGAACGAGCTCGAAGCTAATAACTAGCAGCTTGCGGCTAATTTATTCTTTCCATTCCGGCAAACGTCCCGGAGTCCATGGTGCATTTAACTTGTTGAGTTCAGCTTCCAATGCAGGAACTTCTTTTTCAACAATGATTTTCAATGCTTCCAATACCGGCGGGAATTCTTCTGACAGAATTTCGTAAGCCTGCTTTTCGGTTGTTGTAATTCCTGTTGTCGATCCCATGTGTGTGTATGTAACCACACTCAAGCGATCATTCAACGGCACCTGTGCCGGAGGAACTTCTTCCCCACTGGCTTTTGCCGGTACACCTTCCATTTTAAAGTTCAGCGCTTCCAGCTCCACTCCAATTGCGCGGGCTTTATCCATCAATTCCTGGCTGG comes from uncultured Draconibacterium sp. and encodes:
- a CDS encoding MotA/TolQ/ExbB proton channel family protein, which codes for MMLKDKFYEGGPIFMGFLTIILIITVAWYVYHVVVVYRSKPANPEKSFRKLAYGKTLGLFAMITGLLGQLMGLTGVFDALESAFAAGKEIQPVLIYGGIKVTMIVTIYGILIYLLSILLWFFATSVIEKRLNA
- a CDS encoding LytTR family DNA-binding domain-containing protein, coding for MNERSENNYYHIGYWIFVIVVLTVAFGFSWGDSSAAFYFVCMLLPIVIGTSYFFNYVLVPKFFLTKRYKWFAFYTFCTAVVSVYLEMLVLLFAFVFLVNFNYQNLSPDASRIRLLAAVLYLLVFIWSLFLMMNQVIENRRIIEQLEAEKEKMKKSFLEVMSNRKIRKIPYDDIVYVESMADYIRIITVREKIVSKEKISHLDTRLPETFLRIHRSFIINTERIKERSLNEVQVDDVRLNIGKSYRKEVKELLNSNVAV